The nucleotide window AGCAGGTGTTGTCCAAATGATGGAAGACTTACCTCAGCAGCAAGCAGCTCCAGCAGCACATCCTTACAAAGGACAGACAATCGACGTACAAGTTTAAAAGAAATCACGAGTTGCCCTTCGCACTTAACGCAACTCGTGTTTTCTTTAATATGAAGTTACTGTTAAACTTCCGTTAAGAACTGTTAAAAAGTCATTTTTCGGGTATAACAAATAGTAGAATGAAAATATGGTGGATAATTAAAGGAGTGATTTTTTATCGGCATTCATACATTTTTTACAAGCTTAAATGATTTAGAACGAATTATTCGTTGCCCTGGTCGCTTTAAGTTTGAGGAGCACAATGTTGCTGCCCATTCATGGAAAGTGTCCCAATATGCGATGTTTTTTGCAACTCTTGAAGAACGTGCTGGCAGTACGATTGATTGGAAATCATTATA belongs to Solibacillus sp. FSL R7-0682 and includes:
- a CDS encoding putative motility protein, whose amino-acid sequence is MEINAMMSAQLASLQQTLQMSILDKAMNTGAAGVVQMMEDLPQQQAAPAAHPYKGQTIDVQV